One segment of Channa argus isolate prfri chromosome 17, Channa argus male v1.0, whole genome shotgun sequence DNA contains the following:
- the nhsl1b gene encoding NHS-like protein 1 isoform X10, whose product MFCLKAVSNLDEESKWTVHYTAPWHQQENVFLPGSRPPCVEDLHRQAKVNLKTALRECDKLRKDGFRSSQYYSQGPTFSDPIQSTSSLQDDEDYENDKKSTASSVEDDKSELSMRPQTPQGGGEEGEESEVDGKVVWNKTMSLPTPEEKMRRAAKAVPTDIVAINVTGAVFDRQASIRRSLINTDTVSRRPKKVKRRKTISGLPDNINQELAAKGRGGELRPHSMFIPGQYSTLGRVGSVNSTLRRSVTRDSSCQTEEVKIVPPSMRRIRAQRGQGIAAQMAGISASSSTGSISISSSDSSGILMLQYQFNGDPSRFHSLPRQGARVSLSADPIYSSTPVKSEEQTTPSRQIGKLQVDDTVVHMRNAPRTGTLPRPKSQELRATQSSEWGGGPACVVSPHAAYSTSLIPNATMSKSTEVIALNKSSHIPHSPASAYPTAQPLSLASSTNTDPLMSNPAAFAHSSTCPAIATSTPTHTAQDGGLVIAAPASESGHSDSSVHSHSTLAPTPPTCLPEEHWIYDTPENVVVPHRTLTSSCSTPINQLYSSLELSSRTTTDSSSLYSQDNDGYYTSMHLDSGLRSRSHTSGHGASAARATRHSMYESREMANQEDSGSLYSDRSLSRSISLRKSKKPPLPPARTDSLRRKPAAKKPLGGVGAISCANISNGTMLNESLIASLQQSLQMGLRGGKGKGASPSSPSHSPSSDYDDPWLLRPRSQSSISAGSSAASLAANANGGVVSNVYSLCQVTPAHSDTSSLRSDYADSWGYYIDYPRSHGEQRAQTPPANATHRMSAGPHAEDLQSGGEIQNSQDPGAPGQEGGLAVKPKTSSPDRVHRLTSPSSGYSSQSNTPTAGTPVPSFVRSMSPSGSRPKPKVPERKSSLLSSVSMSSSSTSLSSNTSDSLKNSGPPPPPPPPLPLSSSSAPNTPLSPPPPFPPPLPQGFNGGTPPPAPPLPTTPQVTSLKQLHVSSTSPEFPPPPSPEMLIDPSSSFNGSFNPPPPPPPPLPSLAPYPPPPLPYFGPPSSSPSFVKAVKDAPKAAISNNPTDSLKPLITPFALQSVQLRSIKRSKKEINSKSDDIKAQETETPTLEKSLFQEHPTVLPVFDSSPDDDSRNSSPVSKPLEELSLHCSIKDETPDGTVLNEKAEDHSYIYLNGKETDGGWESLQSPQQSFQSSPVKQKPPVVSKKPKLPFRLPFTSQPINEQLLSQQEHTSSLSQTEEQVETLQRQTDNEEIATESEQQEEEEGGILWNPEPLAESSEASTDIQDDSQISASGIQETSLDHELCINGETHEEEEEGDGTSSTTGSISSKEEDAGEVFDSSTAESSPAPSANGASEENMVTPTPTRPRTTEDLFAVIHRSKRKILGRKESEEDKTRTVSHPQSPPTTPTGTSPGMVSSLPRQSGSIQRNLRKSATSSDTFKALLLKKGSRSETSFRMSAAEMLRSTDPRSQRTRSESVLDPPAASPSSPTTPHSPFASPGRGKRAPEEWSRYEALSSPTSPSYSISGFRYGRSRTPPSAASSKYNARSRILSSPMTVICEREGELFESEYGDTAEIPSGPTSQTLQNSNGTLTEESNS is encoded by the exons CGGTGTCCAATCTGGATGAGGAGAGCAAGTGGACAGTTCATTATACGGCTCCGTGGCACCAGCAAGAGAATGTCTTCCTACCAGGCAGCAGGCCGCCCTGTGTAGAAGACCTCCATCGTCAGGCCAAAGTCAATCTCAAGACTGCCCTGCGAG AATGTGACAAGTTGAGGAAGGATGGTTTCCGGAGCTCCCAGTACTACTCTCAAGGGCCCACCTTTTCTGACCCTATTCAGTCAACTAGCAGCCTGCAGGATGATGAAGATTATGAAAATGACAAGAAG TCTACAGCTTCATCAGTGGAGGATGACAAATCAGAGCTCTCCATGAGGCCCCAAACCCCCCAGGGAGGCGGCGAAGAAGGGGAGGAGTCAGAGGTTGATGGAAAAGTGGTATGGAACAAGACTATGTCCCTCCCCACACCAGAGGAGAAGATGAGGCGGGCTGCTAAGGCCGTGCCCACAGATATAGTTGCAATCAATGTCACAG GGGCAGTGTTTGACCGACAGGCGAGCATCCGGCGTTCCCTCATTAACACTGACACCGTGTCCCGTCGGCCCAAGAAGGTCAAACGCAGAAAGACTATATCAGGGCTGCCTGACAACATCAACCAGGAGCTAG CAGCAAAGGGACGTGGTGGAGAGCTCCGGCCACATTCTATGTTCATCCCAGGACAGTATTCCACTTTGGGACGAGTTGGAAGTGTGAACTCAACGCTGCGACGTTCAGTGACCAGAGATTCCAGCTGCCAGACAGAAGAAGTAAAGATTGTTCCCCCGTCTATGAGAAGAATTCGAGCACAAAGAGGACAAGGAATTGCTGCTCAGATGGCCGGCATTTCTGCTTCCTCTTCAACAGGAAGTATATCCATCTCCAGTAGTGACAGTTCCGGGATCTTGATGCTCCAGTATCAGTTTAACGGAGACCCTTCCCGTTTTCACAGTCTGCCTCGACAGGGAGCCAGAGTGTCCCTCAGTGCTGATCCCATCTATAGCAGCACCCCTGTCAAGTCAGAGGAGCAAACTACACCTTCGAGACAGATTGGAAAACTTCAAGTTGATGACACAGTGGTGCACATGAGAAATGCCCCAAGAACCGGCACCCTGCCAAGGCCCAAGTCTCAGGAGTTGAGGGCAACACAGTCCAGTGAATGGGGTGGAGGGCCAGCTTGTGTTGTCTCGCCACATGCTGCTTATTCCACCTCACTCATTCCCAATGCCACCATGTCTAAGTCCACTGAAGTTATTGCCCTCAACAAGTCCAGTCATATCCCCCACTCCCCAGCATCAGCTTACCCTACAGCTCAACCACTCAGCTTGGCTTCTTCCACCAACACTGACCCCCTGATGTCTAACCCAGCAGCCTTTGCCCACAGCTCTACCTGCCCAGCCATAGCCACTTCTACCCCAACTCATACAGCACAGGATGGTGGTCTGGTCATTGCAGCACCTGCTAGCGAGTCAGGGCACTCAGACAGCAGTGTACACAGCCACAGCACCTTGGCTCCTACACCTCCAACCTGTTTGCCAGAAGAACATTGGATCTACGACACACCAGAAAATGTGGTGGTACCACATCGCACTCTGACCTCCAGTTGCTCAACTCCTATCaaccagctgtatagcagcttgGAGCTCTCTTCCAGGACAACCACTGATTCCAGCTCCCTCTATTCCCAGGACAACGATGGGTACTACACCTCCATGCATTTGGACTCAGGCCTGCGCTCTCGCAGCCATACCAGTGGGCATGGGGCATCAGCTGCTCGTGCCACAAGACACAGTATGTACGAATCCCGCGAGATGGCCAATCAGGAAGACTCTGGAAGCTTATACAGTGATCGCTCTCTATCACGCAGTATCTCTCTTCGCAAGTCCAAGAAACCTCCACTGCCTCCAGCCCGTACAGACTCTCTTAGACGCAAGCCTGCTGCGAAAAAGCCCCTTGGAGGCGTTGGCGCCATCAGTTGTGCTAACATATCAAACGGAACCATGCTTAATGAGTCTCTAATAGCTAGCTTGCAGCAGAGCCTACAGATGGGGCTGAGGGGAGGGAAAGGAAAAGGCGCTTCACCGTCTTCaccctcccacagtccaagtAGCGACTATGATGACCCTTGGTTGCTGCGGCCACGCAGTCAGAGTAGTATTAGTGCAGGTAGCTCTGCAGCATCTCTGGCAGCTAATGCAAATGGTGGTGTTGTGTCTAATGTGTACTCCCTATGCCAAGTGACACCTGCTCACAGTGACACTAGCAGCTTGCGTTCAGATTATGCTGACTCTTGGGGTTATTATATTGACTACCCCCGTAGCCATGGAGAACAGAGAGCACAAACCCCTCCAGCAAATGCCACGCACAGGATGTCAGCTGGGCCTCACGCAGAAGACCTACAGAGTGGAGGTGAAATTCAGAACAGTCAGGACCCTGGAGCTCCAGGCCAGGAGGGAGGGCTAGCAGTGAAGCCCAAAACATCCTCACCAGACAGGGTGCACAGACTGACTTCCCCATCTAGCGGTTACTCAAGCCAGTCCAACACACCCACAGCTGGAACCCCGGTGCCGTCTTTTGTTAGGTCCATGTCTCCCTCGGGCAGCAGGCCCAAGCCCAAAGTGCCTGAGAGAAagtcttctctcctctcctctgtatCCATGTCCTCCTCTTCAACCTCCCTTTCCTCCAACACTTCAGACTCACTTAAGAACTCAGGtcctcctccaccccctcctccacccctTCCCCTCTCTTCATCTTCCGCTCCAAACACCCCTCTTAGCCCACCTCCaccctttcctcctcctctaccACAAGGTTTCAATGGAGGGACTCCTCCGCCAGCTCCCCCATTGCCAACCACGCCACAGGTCACTTCTCTGAAACAACTCCATGTTTCCTCCACGTCCCCAGAAttcccacctcctccatccCCTGAAATGTTAATTGACCCGAGTTCATCTTTCAATGGGAGCTTCAATCCTCCCCCTCCGCCTCCCCCTCCTTTGCCCTCCTTAGCGCCTTATCCACCTCCTCCACTGCCTTATTTTGGTCCACCTTCATCCTCCCCATCTTTTGTGAAGGCAGTCAAAGATGCTCCCAAAGCAGCTATTTCCAACAACCCCACAGACTCCCTTAAGCCCTTGATCACCCCGTTTGCTCTGCAGAGTGTTCAACTTCGCTCTATTAAACGGTCCAAGAAGGAAATAAACAGCAAATCAGATGACATCAAAGCTCAGGAAACAGAGACACCAACCCTGGAAAAGTCCCTTTTCCAGGAGCACCCAACTGTGTTACCTGTGTTTGACAGCTCCCCAGATGACGACTCGCGTAACTCATCACCTGTGTCAAAGCCCTTAGAAGAGTTGTCATTACACTGCAGTATCAAAGATGAGACACCAGATGGCactgttttaaatgaaaaggCTGAAGATCATAGTTATATTTACttaaatggaaaagaaacagaTGGAGGTTGGGAATCATTGCAGAGTCCCCAACAGAGCTTCCAAAGCTCCCCTGTCAAACAGAAGCCCCCAGTAGTCTCCAAGAAACCCAAGCTTCCCTTTCGACTGCCATTTACCTCTCAACCCATCAATGAGCAGCTTCTATCGCAGCAGGAACATACAAGCAGCCTGTcccaaacagaagaacaagtaGAGACTCTGCAACGACAAACAGATAATGAGGAGATAGCCACTGAAAGTGagcaacaggaggaggaggaggggggcatTTTATGGAACCCTGAGCCATTAGCAGAGAGCAGCGAAGCATCCACAGATATCCAGGATGACTCTCAAATTTCTGCTTCTGGCATCCAGGAAACAAGTCTTGACCATGAACTGTGTATTAATGGGGAGACtcatgaagaggaggaagagggagatgGAACAAGCAGCACAACTGGATCCATCAGCTCCAAGGAGGAGGATGCAG GTGAAGTCTTTGACTCCAGTACGGCCGAATCGTCTCCGGCCCCATCAGCCAACGGGGCTTCCGAGGAGAACATGGTGACCCCGACTCCCACACGACCCCGAACCACAGAGGACCTATTTGCCGTCATTCACAG GTCAAAACGCAAGATCCTAGGTCGCAAGGAATCTGAAGAGGACAAGACCCGGACTGTGAGCCACCCACAGTCTCCGCCCACCACCCCCACAGGAACATCCCCAGGAATGGTGTCCTCGCTACCACGGCAGAGTGGCTCCATCCAGCGAAACCTCCGCAAGTCAGCCACCAGCAGTGACACCTTCAAGGCCCTGCTCTTGAAGAAGGGAAGTCGCTCTGAGACCAGTTTCAGGATGTCAGCTGCTGAGATGCTTCGCTCCACTGACCCACGCTCCCAGCGAACACGTTCAGAGTCTGTGTTAGATCCCCCAGCTGCCTCACCCTCCTCCCCGACAACACCACACAGTCCCTTTGCCTCCCCTGGCCGTGGCAAACGAGCGCCAGAAGAATGGAGCCGTTATGAGGCTCTGTCCTCTCCAACTTCACCATCCTATTCAATAAGTGGATTTAGGTATGGGCGATCTCGCACGCCGCCCTCTGCTGCCAGCAGCAAATATAATGCACGCAGCCGAATCCTTAGCAGCCCAATGACCGTCATCTGTGAGCGTGAGGGGGAACTATTTGAGAGCGAGTATGGAGACACTGCAGAAATTCCATCTGGTCCCACTTCTCAGACTCTCCAAAACTCCAATGGCACTTTAACTGAGGAGAGCAACAGTTAA
- the nhsl1b gene encoding NHS-like protein 1 isoform X3, giving the protein MITYAHCLSSELVVSCWHRACYEDPSSEKRTLCSFKPTNNMGNSLQAEAFPSPKPTRPEGCLRKRLLSVSKVHQKQDSLWTPKPMLGPIATGSLGKTQTYQDAKAVSNLDEESKWTVHYTAPWHQQENVFLPGSRPPCVEDLHRQAKVNLKTALRECDKLRKDGFRSSQYYSQGPTFSDPIQSTSSLQDDEDYENDKKSTASSVEDDKSELSMRPQTPQGGGEEGEESEVDGKVVWNKTMSLPTPEEKMRRAAKAVPTDIVAINVTGAVFDRQASIRRSLINTDTVSRRPKKVKRRKTISGLPDNINQELAAKGRGGELRPHSMFIPGQYSTLGRVGSVNSTLRRSVTRDSSCQTEEVKIVPPSMRRIRAQRGQGIAAQMAGISASSSTGSISISSSDSSGILMLQYQFNGDPSRFHSLPRQGARVSLSADPIYSSTPVKSEEQTTPSRQIGKLQVDDTVVHMRNAPRTGTLPRPKSQELRATQSSEWGGGPACVVSPHAAYSTSLIPNATMSKSTEVIALNKSSHIPHSPASAYPTAQPLSLASSTNTDPLMSNPAAFAHSSTCPAIATSTPTHTAQDGGLVIAAPASESGHSDSSVHSHSTLAPTPPTCLPEEHWIYDTPENVVVPHRTLTSSCSTPINQLYSSLELSSRTTTDSSSLYSQDNDGYYTSMHLDSGLRSRSHTSGHGASAARATRHSMYESREMANQEDSGSLYSDRSLSRSISLRKSKKPPLPPARTDSLRRKPAAKKPLGGVGAISCANISNGTMLNESLIASLQQSLQMGLRGGKGKGASPSSPSHSPSSDYDDPWLLRPRSQSSISAGSSAASLAANANGGVVSNVYSLCQVTPAHSDTSSLRSDYADSWGYYIDYPRSHGEQRAQTPPANATHRMSAGPHAEDLQSGGEIQNSQDPGAPGQEGGLAVKPKTSSPDRVHRLTSPSSGYSSQSNTPTAGTPVPSFVRSMSPSGSRPKPKVPERKSSLLSSVSMSSSSTSLSSNTSDSLKNSGPPPPPPPPLPLSSSSAPNTPLSPPPPFPPPLPQGFNGGTPPPAPPLPTTPQVTSLKQLHVSSTSPEFPPPPSPEMLIDPSSSFNGSFNPPPPPPPPLPSLAPYPPPPLPYFGPPSSSPSFVKAVKDAPKAAISNNPTDSLKPLITPFALQSVQLRSIKRSKKEINSKSDDIKAQETETPTLEKSLFQEHPTVLPVFDSSPDDDSRNSSPVSKPLEELSLHCSIKDETPDGTVLNEKAEDHSYIYLNGKETDGGWESLQSPQQSFQSSPVKQKPPVVSKKPKLPFRLPFTSQPINEQLLSQQEHTSSLSQTEEQVETLQRQTDNEEIATESEQQEEEEGGILWNPEPLAESSEASTDIQDDSQISASGIQETSLDHELCINGETHEEEEEGDGTSSTTGSISSKEEDAGEVFDSSTAESSPAPSANGASEENMVTPTPTRPRTTEDLFAVIHRSKRKILGRKESEEDKTRTVSHPQSPPTTPTGTSPGMVSSLPRQSGSIQRNLRKSATSSDTFKALLLKKGSRSETSFRMSAAEMLRSTDPRSQRTRSESVLDPPAASPSSPTTPHSPFASPGRGKRAPEEWSRYEALSSPTSPSYSISGFRYGRSRTPPSAASSKYNARSRILSSPMTVICEREGELFESEYGDTAEIPSGPTSQTLQNSNGTLTEESNS; this is encoded by the exons CGGTGTCCAATCTGGATGAGGAGAGCAAGTGGACAGTTCATTATACGGCTCCGTGGCACCAGCAAGAGAATGTCTTCCTACCAGGCAGCAGGCCGCCCTGTGTAGAAGACCTCCATCGTCAGGCCAAAGTCAATCTCAAGACTGCCCTGCGAG AATGTGACAAGTTGAGGAAGGATGGTTTCCGGAGCTCCCAGTACTACTCTCAAGGGCCCACCTTTTCTGACCCTATTCAGTCAACTAGCAGCCTGCAGGATGATGAAGATTATGAAAATGACAAGAAG TCTACAGCTTCATCAGTGGAGGATGACAAATCAGAGCTCTCCATGAGGCCCCAAACCCCCCAGGGAGGCGGCGAAGAAGGGGAGGAGTCAGAGGTTGATGGAAAAGTGGTATGGAACAAGACTATGTCCCTCCCCACACCAGAGGAGAAGATGAGGCGGGCTGCTAAGGCCGTGCCCACAGATATAGTTGCAATCAATGTCACAG GGGCAGTGTTTGACCGACAGGCGAGCATCCGGCGTTCCCTCATTAACACTGACACCGTGTCCCGTCGGCCCAAGAAGGTCAAACGCAGAAAGACTATATCAGGGCTGCCTGACAACATCAACCAGGAGCTAG CAGCAAAGGGACGTGGTGGAGAGCTCCGGCCACATTCTATGTTCATCCCAGGACAGTATTCCACTTTGGGACGAGTTGGAAGTGTGAACTCAACGCTGCGACGTTCAGTGACCAGAGATTCCAGCTGCCAGACAGAAGAAGTAAAGATTGTTCCCCCGTCTATGAGAAGAATTCGAGCACAAAGAGGACAAGGAATTGCTGCTCAGATGGCCGGCATTTCTGCTTCCTCTTCAACAGGAAGTATATCCATCTCCAGTAGTGACAGTTCCGGGATCTTGATGCTCCAGTATCAGTTTAACGGAGACCCTTCCCGTTTTCACAGTCTGCCTCGACAGGGAGCCAGAGTGTCCCTCAGTGCTGATCCCATCTATAGCAGCACCCCTGTCAAGTCAGAGGAGCAAACTACACCTTCGAGACAGATTGGAAAACTTCAAGTTGATGACACAGTGGTGCACATGAGAAATGCCCCAAGAACCGGCACCCTGCCAAGGCCCAAGTCTCAGGAGTTGAGGGCAACACAGTCCAGTGAATGGGGTGGAGGGCCAGCTTGTGTTGTCTCGCCACATGCTGCTTATTCCACCTCACTCATTCCCAATGCCACCATGTCTAAGTCCACTGAAGTTATTGCCCTCAACAAGTCCAGTCATATCCCCCACTCCCCAGCATCAGCTTACCCTACAGCTCAACCACTCAGCTTGGCTTCTTCCACCAACACTGACCCCCTGATGTCTAACCCAGCAGCCTTTGCCCACAGCTCTACCTGCCCAGCCATAGCCACTTCTACCCCAACTCATACAGCACAGGATGGTGGTCTGGTCATTGCAGCACCTGCTAGCGAGTCAGGGCACTCAGACAGCAGTGTACACAGCCACAGCACCTTGGCTCCTACACCTCCAACCTGTTTGCCAGAAGAACATTGGATCTACGACACACCAGAAAATGTGGTGGTACCACATCGCACTCTGACCTCCAGTTGCTCAACTCCTATCaaccagctgtatagcagcttgGAGCTCTCTTCCAGGACAACCACTGATTCCAGCTCCCTCTATTCCCAGGACAACGATGGGTACTACACCTCCATGCATTTGGACTCAGGCCTGCGCTCTCGCAGCCATACCAGTGGGCATGGGGCATCAGCTGCTCGTGCCACAAGACACAGTATGTACGAATCCCGCGAGATGGCCAATCAGGAAGACTCTGGAAGCTTATACAGTGATCGCTCTCTATCACGCAGTATCTCTCTTCGCAAGTCCAAGAAACCTCCACTGCCTCCAGCCCGTACAGACTCTCTTAGACGCAAGCCTGCTGCGAAAAAGCCCCTTGGAGGCGTTGGCGCCATCAGTTGTGCTAACATATCAAACGGAACCATGCTTAATGAGTCTCTAATAGCTAGCTTGCAGCAGAGCCTACAGATGGGGCTGAGGGGAGGGAAAGGAAAAGGCGCTTCACCGTCTTCaccctcccacagtccaagtAGCGACTATGATGACCCTTGGTTGCTGCGGCCACGCAGTCAGAGTAGTATTAGTGCAGGTAGCTCTGCAGCATCTCTGGCAGCTAATGCAAATGGTGGTGTTGTGTCTAATGTGTACTCCCTATGCCAAGTGACACCTGCTCACAGTGACACTAGCAGCTTGCGTTCAGATTATGCTGACTCTTGGGGTTATTATATTGACTACCCCCGTAGCCATGGAGAACAGAGAGCACAAACCCCTCCAGCAAATGCCACGCACAGGATGTCAGCTGGGCCTCACGCAGAAGACCTACAGAGTGGAGGTGAAATTCAGAACAGTCAGGACCCTGGAGCTCCAGGCCAGGAGGGAGGGCTAGCAGTGAAGCCCAAAACATCCTCACCAGACAGGGTGCACAGACTGACTTCCCCATCTAGCGGTTACTCAAGCCAGTCCAACACACCCACAGCTGGAACCCCGGTGCCGTCTTTTGTTAGGTCCATGTCTCCCTCGGGCAGCAGGCCCAAGCCCAAAGTGCCTGAGAGAAagtcttctctcctctcctctgtatCCATGTCCTCCTCTTCAACCTCCCTTTCCTCCAACACTTCAGACTCACTTAAGAACTCAGGtcctcctccaccccctcctccacccctTCCCCTCTCTTCATCTTCCGCTCCAAACACCCCTCTTAGCCCACCTCCaccctttcctcctcctctaccACAAGGTTTCAATGGAGGGACTCCTCCGCCAGCTCCCCCATTGCCAACCACGCCACAGGTCACTTCTCTGAAACAACTCCATGTTTCCTCCACGTCCCCAGAAttcccacctcctccatccCCTGAAATGTTAATTGACCCGAGTTCATCTTTCAATGGGAGCTTCAATCCTCCCCCTCCGCCTCCCCCTCCTTTGCCCTCCTTAGCGCCTTATCCACCTCCTCCACTGCCTTATTTTGGTCCACCTTCATCCTCCCCATCTTTTGTGAAGGCAGTCAAAGATGCTCCCAAAGCAGCTATTTCCAACAACCCCACAGACTCCCTTAAGCCCTTGATCACCCCGTTTGCTCTGCAGAGTGTTCAACTTCGCTCTATTAAACGGTCCAAGAAGGAAATAAACAGCAAATCAGATGACATCAAAGCTCAGGAAACAGAGACACCAACCCTGGAAAAGTCCCTTTTCCAGGAGCACCCAACTGTGTTACCTGTGTTTGACAGCTCCCCAGATGACGACTCGCGTAACTCATCACCTGTGTCAAAGCCCTTAGAAGAGTTGTCATTACACTGCAGTATCAAAGATGAGACACCAGATGGCactgttttaaatgaaaaggCTGAAGATCATAGTTATATTTACttaaatggaaaagaaacagaTGGAGGTTGGGAATCATTGCAGAGTCCCCAACAGAGCTTCCAAAGCTCCCCTGTCAAACAGAAGCCCCCAGTAGTCTCCAAGAAACCCAAGCTTCCCTTTCGACTGCCATTTACCTCTCAACCCATCAATGAGCAGCTTCTATCGCAGCAGGAACATACAAGCAGCCTGTcccaaacagaagaacaagtaGAGACTCTGCAACGACAAACAGATAATGAGGAGATAGCCACTGAAAGTGagcaacaggaggaggaggaggggggcatTTTATGGAACCCTGAGCCATTAGCAGAGAGCAGCGAAGCATCCACAGATATCCAGGATGACTCTCAAATTTCTGCTTCTGGCATCCAGGAAACAAGTCTTGACCATGAACTGTGTATTAATGGGGAGACtcatgaagaggaggaagagggagatgGAACAAGCAGCACAACTGGATCCATCAGCTCCAAGGAGGAGGATGCAG GTGAAGTCTTTGACTCCAGTACGGCCGAATCGTCTCCGGCCCCATCAGCCAACGGGGCTTCCGAGGAGAACATGGTGACCCCGACTCCCACACGACCCCGAACCACAGAGGACCTATTTGCCGTCATTCACAG GTCAAAACGCAAGATCCTAGGTCGCAAGGAATCTGAAGAGGACAAGACCCGGACTGTGAGCCACCCACAGTCTCCGCCCACCACCCCCACAGGAACATCCCCAGGAATGGTGTCCTCGCTACCACGGCAGAGTGGCTCCATCCAGCGAAACCTCCGCAAGTCAGCCACCAGCAGTGACACCTTCAAGGCCCTGCTCTTGAAGAAGGGAAGTCGCTCTGAGACCAGTTTCAGGATGTCAGCTGCTGAGATGCTTCGCTCCACTGACCCACGCTCCCAGCGAACACGTTCAGAGTCTGTGTTAGATCCCCCAGCTGCCTCACCCTCCTCCCCGACAACACCACACAGTCCCTTTGCCTCCCCTGGCCGTGGCAAACGAGCGCCAGAAGAATGGAGCCGTTATGAGGCTCTGTCCTCTCCAACTTCACCATCCTATTCAATAAGTGGATTTAGGTATGGGCGATCTCGCACGCCGCCCTCTGCTGCCAGCAGCAAATATAATGCACGCAGCCGAATCCTTAGCAGCCCAATGACCGTCATCTGTGAGCGTGAGGGGGAACTATTTGAGAGCGAGTATGGAGACACTGCAGAAATTCCATCTGGTCCCACTTCTCAGACTCTCCAAAACTCCAATGGCACTTTAACTGAGGAGAGCAACAGTTAA